The region ACGTCAGCTATATCTCCAGCGCACACCGGCCATGACGATCGGGCTGACCGATCACGTCTGGAAGGTGCGGGACTGGCTATCACAGCCGCAGGGCGTCCCCTGTCGGGCATAGTTCCAGCCAACTATCTTCGATCGGATTTCCAGGTGTTTTCAACACCTGTCAATCGGAGTCCGTATCAGACCGGGTCGGCCAAGATTCGGGAGGTCAGCGGATGTGCGCCGCAGAGAGGCGCTGACACCCTCACAGGCCCTCGTCTCCCCAGGGGCTGTAGGCCTCGTCCGGCAGGTCCGGGGCCTCCAGAATGAAGCGGCCCAGCTGCAGGCAGGCGGCGTCGGGGGCCGGCTGACGCAGGGACATCCGCAGGTCGCGCAGCAGGCGTTCGGCGGGGGTGGGGGCCAGCAGGCCGCCCGCCCCCACCGCCCGCTCCGCCGCCTCGCAGACGGCCCCGCAGGCAGCCTCAGTGAGCTCACGGGCCAGGGCCACGTACGCCAGGGCGCGCGGAAGATCATCGGGGGTGGCCCGTTCCAGCAGCGCCTGCCCGCGCAGCACGGTTTGCCAGGCAGCCTCCAGCCGCGCGGCCACCGCGCCAAAACGCAGGCGCTGCGCGTCGTCTGTGCGAGAAAGGCGGCGCAGCACGTCGCGCCCGGCGGCCAGCACGGCGTCTGCGCCGCCCAGCTGCACTGCCAGAAAGCGCAGCTCGCCGCCCCCGACATCCGGCTGGCGGGAGAAGTCGTCCGGTTGCGCGATCAGGTCCGCCGCCGCCACGCGCAGGCCCGTCAGATCGGCGCGGGCGCTGCCCGTGGAGCGCACGCCCAGCGGCTGCCAGAAATCCGTGTCAAGGCGCTCCGGCGGCGCGGCGTGCGGCAGCAGCGCCAGCACGCGGCCTCCGCCGTGGGGCAGGTCGGCGGGCAGCAGCGGCCGGGTCACGAAATGCGCGCCGAAGGCGAAGGTCTTGCCGCCCACCAGGGTCCAGCCCTCACCCGTGTCGTCCGGCTCCAGCTGCAGTCCCGGCGCTTCCTCGCTGCTCCAGACGCCGAACAGCTCGCCGTGCAGGGCGTCGGCGGCGGCGCGGGCCTGTTGCGGTCTGGTGCCGTGGGTCAGGATCAGCAGCAGGGCATTGACGTGGCCCTCGTAAATGCGGCCCACCGGCAGGCTGGCGCGGCCCACCCGGCGCATCAGCGCCAGCAGCCGCGTGCCGGTCAGGCCCAACCCCCCATGCTGCGTGGGCAGCACGGCGCTCAGCAGTCCGGCCTCGCGCAGGGCTGTCAAGGCGGCGGCGGGAAAGCTTCCATCCAGATCACGGGCGGCCTCGGCGTCGATGATGGGCGCGGCGCGCGCGAAGCGGGCCAGCACCGCGCCTAGTGGAGCGGGGTCGGGAGGCTGAGCCGCAGCCCCGCCCGCTCCGGCGTCCGGCTGCTGCGCCTGGGCGCGGGCCAGTGCTCCGGCCAGCGGCGGGTAGATGGCGCGCCCGCCCAGCGCGTCGGGGTAATCCCACAGCCCGTTGTGACAGTGGCGGTCGTCGTCCCAGCCGGGATGGTTGACCACCGGGTACAGGCAGAGCCCCTCGACCGGCACGCCCACGGCCTGCGCGGCCCCCACCTCGCGCACCACTTGTTCGAACCACGCGGCGCGGTCCTCCCCCTCCGCGCCGGTCTCGGCAATAACCAGCGGACGGCCGTAGCGGGCGTGGACCTCGGCCAGCAGGTCTCGCAGCGGACGGTGGGCCGCGTGCCCGTGGGGGACCGCCTGCCGCAGCGGCGGCTCCGGATGGTGCCACCACTGGTTGTAGGGGTAATAGTTCACGCCCACCACGTCCACGTAGCGCTCGGCCCCGCCGAGTTCGGGACGCAGGCGGCCCAGCAGCATGTCCAGCGCCTCGAACTGCGACTCGTGTCCCAGAGCTGCCTCCGCCGCCTCGTCGGGACGCTCCGGATGCGGCTGCACATTGATCAGCGGCTCGGCGTGCAGAAAGCGGACGCCGGGGTCTACCTCGCGCGCCGCGTCCATCCCGGCGATGGCGGCGCGGACCAGTTGTGCCTTGAGGGTCAGCCCCCGGCCCTGCGCGAAGGGGTTGAGGTACCCCACGTCACCGCCGCCCCAGGCCGTGAAGGAGATCTCGTTGACCGGGCACAGCCACAGCGTTCCGTCGGTATGCCCGCGCAGGAACTGCGCCGCCGCCGCCGCGTAACGCGCGAAGGTGGCGGGAAAGTCGGGGGAGAAGGGGTCCACGAAATCCGGAAAGCCGTAGTGCAGCAGGTCCCAGACGACCTGCACCCCTGCCGCGTGGGCGGCCTGAACCTGATTCAACGCCGAGGCGAAATCGTACTCGCCGGGCAGCCGCTCGATCAGGTGCCAGCGCAGCCCGTCACGGGCCGTCCGCAGGCCGGACGCGGCCAGACGGTCATAGTCCTGCTGGGCAAAGCGGTCGTGCGCGGTGGCGTCAATCACGTCGATCCGCCGCCCCGACGGCCTGCGCTGGGTGCTGCACTCGAAACCGCCCCAGAACGGAGATTGAAAGGCCGGCGGCCGGGACAGGCCGGTCTGGGGTTCGGGCGGCGGTGGAGAAACACTCACCTGTCCAGCCTGCCGCTGGTGGGGGTGCGGTGGCTGTGGAGCGGATGAATGTTCCTGTAGGTCACGGTCCAGCGCGCACCCTGTCCGGCGCCCGGCCCCTATCCTGGGGTCATGCCCGCACGCCCCCTGATCGGCCTGACCACCTCTCACCTCGCAGACACCGCGCCCCGCACCCACCATGGTCTGTCGCGGCGCTATTCCGAGGCGGTCGAGGCCGTCGGCGGCTTGCCCACGCTGCTGCCCAACCTGCCCCAACGGGCCGCCGACTATGCCGAGCGGGTGGACGCGGTGCTGTTGACCGGGGGCGTGGACGTGCATCCGCGTCACTTTGGACAGCATCCCCGGCGCGGTCTGGGCGAGATCGACGAGGCCCGCGACGCCTTCGAGACGGCGCTGTACCGCGCGGCCCGCGCGCTGGGCAAACCCGTGCTGGGCATCTGCCGGGGCGTCCAGATGATCAATGTGTTGGAGGGCGGCACGCTGCACCAGCATCTGCCGGACGTGCCGGGGGCCTGGGCCGATCACGCCCAGCGCGTCCACGCCGACACCCTGGGCCACGAGGTCACGTTCACGCCGGGCAGCCGCCTGGCCGGAACCCACGGCGAGCGGGCGCTGGTCAATTCATCTCACCATCAGGCCATCGACGGGGTGGCCCCGACCCTGACGGTCACCGCCGTGGCCCCTGATGGCCTCGTGGAAGCGGTGGAGGGCGACGGCGTCATCGGCGTGCAGTGGCATCCCGAAGTGCTGTTCCACGCCCACCCGCACGCGCTGGGCACGTTCACGGCGTTCATGCAACTGCTCCGTTAAAGCTCTTACCGCCAGCTTCGGAGTTCTGGTGGCAGGTGCGCCACCTCGTTGAACGAATCCAGGCTGAGGCGCCCGCTCCCCGGGAGACCGGCGCTGAAGGTGAAGCGGGTCAGGCTGCCGTTGCGGACGCGCCAGTTGAGCCGCAGGGCCGCCGCGTCAGGCGCGTCGAGGGCCAGCGCCACCATCAGTCCGATGACGCCGCCGCTGGTAAAGGCCAGGACGAATGAGCCCGAAGGCAGGCGCGTCAGCTCGGCCAGGGCCGCCTGCACCCGTGAGCGAAAGGCTGACCAGCCCTCGACACCTGGATGGGTCACGCTGCCCTCTTGCCACGCCCCGGCCAGGTGCTCCAGCATGGGTTGAAAGGCACGGTTGCGATCCGGCGCGTTCCGGCGCTCCTGAAACTGCTCCATCGACGCGGCAAACCCCGTGTCCTGGGTGACCAGCAGCGGAGCCAGCGTGCGGATCAAGCCGTCGCCGTCGTACTCGGCCAGCCGGGCGTCCTCCACCGCCTCCGGCCAGGGCGCAGGCGCGTCGGCATCGGCAAAGTGGGCCGCTCCGGCCGCGAGTTGCGCGGTGCGGCGTTGCCGAACCAGGGGACCGTGAACGACGTGGGTGGGCGTGAACCCTTCGGCGCTCAGCGCCAGCCCCACCGCCCGTGCCTGCTGCTCCCCCAGCGGCGAGAGGCGATCCGTGTCCGCCTCGAACGGCGTCGCCTGACCGTGGCGGATCAAGATCAGCTCACTCATCTGCTGGAGAGACCGCTCCCTCATCCCCGGTGGAGTCCGCCGAGATTCTGCGCCACGCCTCGCGGATCAGCCACTCGGCCTGTCCGGCCAGCGGGGCGAAGCGCGGATCCTGCGTCTGGCCCAGTCGGTAACGGGCGAAAATTTGCAGGACGATCACCGCCAGCTTGAAGTGACCCAGCACCTCATACCACGTCACCGAGTCGCTCGTCACATGACGAGCAGAAGATTGGGCGTAGCGGGCAATGAACCCCTCGCGGCTCAGGAAGCCGGGGAAACTGGCCCCGATTTCGTTGGCGCCGCGCCCCGGCTGCTCGGGCATCGTCCAGTACGTCAGCGTCAGGCCCAGATCCACCAGCGGATCGCCCACGGTGGTCATTTCCCAGTCCAGCAACGCCACCACGCGCGAGGGATCGGCGGGGTCGAGCATCAGATTGTCCAGCTTCAGATCGTTGTGAACCAGGGTGTGCGCCGATTCTTCGGGGGTATGGGCTTCGAGCCAGGCAATCACCAGCTCGTCACGCAACTCGGCGGGCGGGGGCAGATCGCCCGAGTCCGCCAGCAGCTCGCGCGCCCGCCGCCAGCGCCCGGCCCAGCCGCCCACCTGCCGGGCGTTGAAGCCTTCCGGCTTGCCGATGGCCCGCAGGCCCGCCGCGTCGATGTCGACCGCGTGCAGCTGCGCCAGCGTGTCGGCCACCGCCTCCGACATCTGCCGGGGCGCGTCGGGCAGATCGCGGTATTCGGCGGGCATCTGGGTTCGCACCACCAGCCCGCGCCGCCGCTCCATCAGGTAAAAGGGTGAGCCCAGCAGATCGGGGTCTTCCACCAGCAGCAGCGGCTCCGGGGCCACGTCCAGCACCGGATGAATCTTCTCCAGCAGGTGAAACTCGCGGGCCATGTCGTGCGCGCCCTTCGCCACCGGCCCCAGCGGCGCGCGGCGCAGCACGTACTCGCGCTCGCCCAGCCGCAGCAGGTAGGTCAGGTTGGAAAAGCCCCCAGGAAACTGTGTGACCTCCAATCTCTCCAGATCACCCTCCACCTTGCCGCGCAGCACCTCGCGCAGCGTGTCCAGCGGCAGTTCCTCGCCGGGCCGAACCGCCGCCGTGTCCGGGCGGGTCAAGGATGACCCTCGGTGCGCGGGGCCTCGTTGCCTTTGGAGGCCGCACTGCCCTCCAGCAGCGCCATCGCCTTCTTGCGCAGGTGGCGCATCTTGCTGATCCACTCGCCGTAATTGGCCGCCTTGTTCTGGAAGGACTTGAGGGTGGTGTCGTGGGTGGTGATCAGGAAGCCGTCGGTCCGCAGCACCTTCAGGGTTTCTTCCACCAGCACGTCGGTGGTCACGGCGGTTTGCTGCAGGATTGGTGCGTTCTGGATCATGGGCGTCCAGACGCCTTCGGGGCACAGGCAGGCCACCCGGATGCCCCGGTCGCCATAGGTGATCGCCAGCCACTCGGCAAAGGCCAGCGCCGCGTGCTTGGTCACGGCGTAGGGTGCGGAGTGCAATTCGGTCAGCAGGCCCGCCGCCGACGCGGTGTTCAGCAGGTAGCCCTCGCCGCGTTCCAGCATGTGCGGCACCAGATGCCGCGCGGCCCAGACGTGGCTCATCACGTTGACGCGGTGGATCAGGTCCCAGGTCTTGTCGGGCGTCTCCGGCCCCTCGCCCACGGCGATGCCGGCATTCGAGCAGAACAGATCAATCTGGCCCTCATTCCCCAGCACGTCGTCGATCAGCGCTTTGATGTCGGCCTCCTGGCCCACGTCGGCGGCCACGAAGCGCGCCCCGATCTCCTGCGCCTTCTGCGCGCCCACCTCCGCGTTGCGGTCAGAAGCGATCACGGTGGCCCCCTCCTGCACGAAGCGGGTGGCGAGGGCCAGCCCGATGCCCGAGGCGGAGCCGGTGATGACGATGGTTTTGTTTTTGAATTCCATAGAGAAGTCCTTTGCAGCCCACGAATGGGGGGCTGTCAGGGTTGAACGAGGGTCAGATCCGTGAACATCGCATAGTCGGCAGGATTGAGGGTGAGCAGAGGGTATCCCCGCACCTCCGCATGTGCGCCGATCAGGAAATCGGTGACGAGGCGGCGTGGCAGGCCCGCTCCAGCTTTCTGACGACGCAGAGCGTACTCGGCGTGAAGATCGCCGATTCTCTGCCACATGGCGCGGCTGAACTCCCAGTCGATGTCGATGCCAAAGGAGGTCACCCAGTTCTCGGCGTCGGGCAGCGAGGGGCGCAATTCGGCGATCACGGGGGCGCAGACCAACAGTGAATGGGCCGCGTCGAGCTGTTCGGCCACCCATGGCGCGCGTGGTTCCCCGGCCTGGATGGCGATCAGCGCGCTGGTGTCCAGGCTGAGGTTAACCAGGGCGTCATGTCGCGGCAACCTAGGACTCGCCTCCTGCCGTTTTGTTCTGAGGCGTTCCGTTCTGACGCTCCAGAAACTCTTGCAGCGTGATCACCTTCTG is a window of Deinococcus radiopugnans ATCC 19172 DNA encoding:
- a CDS encoding acyl-CoA dehydrogenase family protein, with the protein product MSVSPPPPEPQTGLSRPPAFQSPFWGGFECSTQRRPSGRRIDVIDATAHDRFAQQDYDRLAASGLRTARDGLRWHLIERLPGEYDFASALNQVQAAHAAGVQVVWDLLHYGFPDFVDPFSPDFPATFARYAAAAAQFLRGHTDGTLWLCPVNEISFTAWGGGDVGYLNPFAQGRGLTLKAQLVRAAIAGMDAAREVDPGVRFLHAEPLINVQPHPERPDEAAEAALGHESQFEALDMLLGRLRPELGGAERYVDVVGVNYYPYNQWWHHPEPPLRQAVPHGHAAHRPLRDLLAEVHARYGRPLVIAETGAEGEDRAAWFEQVVREVGAAQAVGVPVEGLCLYPVVNHPGWDDDRHCHNGLWDYPDALGGRAIYPPLAGALARAQAQQPDAGAGGAAAQPPDPAPLGAVLARFARAAPIIDAEAARDLDGSFPAAALTALREAGLLSAVLPTQHGGLGLTGTRLLALMRRVGRASLPVGRIYEGHVNALLLILTHGTRPQQARAAADALHGELFGVWSSEEAPGLQLEPDDTGEGWTLVGGKTFAFGAHFVTRPLLPADLPHGGGRVLALLPHAAPPERLDTDFWQPLGVRSTGSARADLTGLRVAAADLIAQPDDFSRQPDVGGGELRFLAVQLGGADAVLAAGRDVLRRLSRTDDAQRLRFGAVAARLEAAWQTVLRGQALLERATPDDLPRALAYVALARELTEAACGAVCEAAERAVGAGGLLAPTPAERLLRDLRMSLRQPAPDAACLQLGRFILEAPDLPDEAYSPWGDEGL
- a CDS encoding gamma-glutamyl-gamma-aminobutyrate hydrolase family protein, yielding MPARPLIGLTTSHLADTAPRTHHGLSRRYSEAVEAVGGLPTLLPNLPQRAADYAERVDAVLLTGGVDVHPRHFGQHPRRGLGEIDEARDAFETALYRAARALGKPVLGICRGVQMINVLEGGTLHQHLPDVPGAWADHAQRVHADTLGHEVTFTPGSRLAGTHGERALVNSSHHQAIDGVAPTLTVTAVAPDGLVEAVEGDGVIGVQWHPEVLFHAHPHALGTFTAFMQLLR
- a CDS encoding histidine phosphatase family protein gives rise to the protein MSELILIRHGQATPFEADTDRLSPLGEQQARAVGLALSAEGFTPTHVVHGPLVRQRRTAQLAAGAAHFADADAPAPWPEAVEDARLAEYDGDGLIRTLAPLLVTQDTGFAASMEQFQERRNAPDRNRAFQPMLEHLAGAWQEGSVTHPGVEGWSAFRSRVQAALAELTRLPSGSFVLAFTSGGVIGLMVALALDAPDAAALRLNWRVRNGSLTRFTFSAGLPGSGRLSLDSFNEVAHLPPELRSWR
- a CDS encoding phosphotransferase family protein, with protein sequence MTRPDTAAVRPGEELPLDTLREVLRGKVEGDLERLEVTQFPGGFSNLTYLLRLGEREYVLRRAPLGPVAKGAHDMAREFHLLEKIHPVLDVAPEPLLLVEDPDLLGSPFYLMERRRGLVVRTQMPAEYRDLPDAPRQMSEAVADTLAQLHAVDIDAAGLRAIGKPEGFNARQVGGWAGRWRRARELLADSGDLPPPAELRDELVIAWLEAHTPEESAHTLVHNDLKLDNLMLDPADPSRVVALLDWEMTTVGDPLVDLGLTLTYWTMPEQPGRGANEIGASFPGFLSREGFIARYAQSSARHVTSDSVTWYEVLGHFKLAVIVLQIFARYRLGQTQDPRFAPLAGQAEWLIREAWRRISADSTGDEGAVSPADE
- a CDS encoding SDR family NAD(P)-dependent oxidoreductase, producing the protein MEFKNKTIVITGSASGIGLALATRFVQEGATVIASDRNAEVGAQKAQEIGARFVAADVGQEADIKALIDDVLGNEGQIDLFCSNAGIAVGEGPETPDKTWDLIHRVNVMSHVWAARHLVPHMLERGEGYLLNTASAAGLLTELHSAPYAVTKHAALAFAEWLAITYGDRGIRVACLCPEGVWTPMIQNAPILQQTAVTTDVLVEETLKVLRTDGFLITTHDTTLKSFQNKAANYGEWISKMRHLRKKAMALLEGSAASKGNEAPRTEGHP
- a CDS encoding type II toxin-antitoxin system VapC family toxin — its product is MPRHDALVNLSLDTSALIAIQAGEPRAPWVAEQLDAAHSLLVCAPVIAELRPSLPDAENWVTSFGIDIDWEFSRAMWQRIGDLHAEYALRRQKAGAGLPRRLVTDFLIGAHAEVRGYPLLTLNPADYAMFTDLTLVQP